A single genomic interval of Penaeus monodon isolate SGIC_2016 chromosome 30, NSTDA_Pmon_1, whole genome shotgun sequence harbors:
- the LOC119592721 gene encoding cyclic AMP-dependent transcription factor ATF-4-like, which produces MEYNANEIAGWLFEAEQDFTFGAKAATCLHPATIQDAATSSSPFELPDWMETRDNLGLTNDGLFEDIMLPNNLKDLPSTTTQVLAYGMEEEDYSNTIKPEDMLVPLSELQPQESTPPRISVPVSEPPKITINVKKVIVLPTTAMKNKTVTNFNIPKASSNVQMNPAVPSQKTQLAQPDNQDSSLAEADDLLDEWMKIVGNEPHLGELDSSMVEDFQDLLSQLETPDSQLDTSDVSSWGSEPASPVSLPSPVPSCGSVSPAQSNNDLSFLNIYSPKSEKSGAGASPYAVSEVTWSPSEASFGVPPSPLTIDKSALSPADATPFVEEDWNRSELHSYSRSPSKRKSRKASARVAPYPENKRERKKEQNKQAALRYRQKKKQEDDEIMAKITAEEERQKELQARYKNLKQELTCMKKILREVFIATGVVSADAFKKK; this is translated from the exons ATGGAGTACAACGCAAACGAGATAGCCGGATGGCTATTTGAGGCTGAGCAGGATTTTACCTTCGGGGCCAAGGCAGCAACCTGCCTGCATCCTGCCACGATTCAAGATGCTGCAACATCCAGTTCTCCCTttg AACTTCCAGACTGGATGGAGACCCGTGACAACTTGGGCCTCACCAACGATGGTCTTTTTGAAGATATCATGCTGCCAAATAACTTAAAAGATCTTCCCTCTACCACCACCCAAGTTCTGGCCTATGGCATGGAAGAGGAGGACTACAGCAATACCATCAAACCAGAAGACATGCTTGTCCCTCTGTCCGAACTACAGCCCCAGGAAAGTACCCCTCCGAGAATCTCAGTTCCAGTTTCTGAGCCACCCAAAATTACCATTAATGTGAAGAAGGTCATTGTACTACCTACAACAGCCATGAAGAACAAAACTGTTACAAACTTCAATATTCCTAAAGCTAGCAGTAATGTCCAGATGAATCCTGCTGTACCATCACAAAAGACCCAGCTTGCTCAGCCTGACAATCAAGACTCTAGTCTAGCTGAAGCTGATGATCTCCTTGATGAATGGATGAAAATAGTTGGGAATGAACCCCATTTGGGAGAGCTTGATTCATCAATGGTAGAAGATTTCCAAGACTTGCTCTCCCAACTGGAAACCCCTGATTCTCAGTTAGATACATCAGATGTCTCATCATGGGGATCAGAACCTGCTTCCCCTGTTTCCCTTCCATCGCCTGTACCATCCTGTGGAAGTGTCTCTCCAGCTCAGTCTAACAATGACTTGTCCTTCCTTAACATTTACTCACCAAAATCTGAGAAGTCTGGAGCTGGAGCATCACCATATGCAGTTTCTGAAGTCACGTGGAGTCCAAGTGAAGCATCCTTTGGAGTTCCTCCATCACCTCTTACCATCGACAAATCTGCCCTGTCACCAGCAGATGCAACACCCTTTGTTGAGGAAGATTGGAACAGATCAGAATTGCATTCTTATTCACGTTCTCCCTCCAAAAGGAAGTCACGTAAGGCGAGTGCTCGTGTAGCACCCTATCCAGAAAACAAACGTGAGCGTAAGAAGGAACAAAACAAGCAAGCAGCATTACGCTACaggcagaaaaagaaacaggaagatgATGAGATAATGGCTAAAATAACTGCTgaagaagaaaggcagaaagagttACAAGCAAGATACAAAAACTTGAAGCAGGAGTTGACATGTATGAAGAAGATTTTGAGGGAAGTCTTTATAGCTACAGGAGTTGTATCAGCTGATGCTTTCAAAAAGAAGTGA